The Bacteroidota bacterium genomic sequence TCAACCGCCGGTCTGGTCAATACAATTCTTCTGATCTCTTTATTTTTTAATGCCCTAACCGCTAGTGCTACTGCTGTATATGTTTTTCCGGTACCGGCTGGGCCAATCGCAAATAACATGTCGTTTTTGTCAATAGCTTCAACCATTTTCTTTTGATTCTCAGTTCTGGCCTTAACCATTAATCCGTTGCGACCATGAACAAGAACATCTGATGAATCACCATTTTTGGCATTAAATTCAGCTTCTGTAGTTTCCAGTATCTGATTTATATCACTCTCAGTAATACGACCAAACTTGTCGTGAGTAAGCAGAATCAAAGAAAACTTTTCTTCAAATAATTGAATTTCATTTTCCGGACCAATAAGTTTTAAAACATTTCCCCTCGCAATCACCTTTAATTTCGAAAAGTACTTTTTGATTAGCTCCAGATTCACATCATTGATCCCAAAAATTTCCAACGGATTGTAATCATCAAGCATGATTGTTTTCTCTATCATCGGCATTGTTCTTTAAAAAAATGAATATTCTTATTTACAGTGATAATTTTCTTAATTTTGACTTACAAAATTAATAATTTCCGAAAGTAAAAGGAAGTTAATATAATATCGTATGCCAATAATTACATTAACCAGTGACTGGGGATTAAGGGATCACTATCTGGCTTCAGTAAAAGGTAAGATTCTTGCCAATATTCAGGAAGTTAATATCGTTGACATTTCGCATCAAATCAGTCCTTTTAATATTGAACATGCAGCATTCGTGATCAAAAATTGTTATCAGGATTTCCCCGAAGGAACTATTCATATCATTGGTGTAAATACAGAAGAATCTGATAAAGATTCCCACGTCGTGGTTTTTCATCATAATCATTATTTTATTGGAACGGACAATGGTATTTTTTCAATGCTATTTACCGATCAACCTGAAAAAATATTTGAACTTACTATTCCACAAGACACTGATTTTTTTACTTTTTCTGCACGCGACCGTTTTGTAAAAGCAGCTGTTCATCTGGCCAACGGAAAACCAATTGAGGAATTGGGGAATCCATTGAAAAACATTCAAATGAAGATGTTATTCAAACCTGCCCTTGAAGAATTATTAATTAAAGGCATGGTAATTCATATTGATGGTTATGAAAACCTGATCACGAATATTACGAAAGATCTTTTCGACAAAGTTGGAAATGGCAGAAAATTTGCCATCCAGCTCAGAGGAGTAAAAATCAGGTCAATCGCACAATCATATCTTGATGTCCCAACAGGAGAAACAGTGGCAGTTTTTGCTTCAAACGGTCATTTGGAAATTGCAATAAATCAGGGAAACGCTGCCAGTTTGCTTGGCATAGCAATAAATGACGCGATTAGGATCGAATTCGAAAAATAGTGTCAATTCACGTTTGAACTCCTTAGTAATATTTCGATAAACTTGGCGTTTTTCATTTATTCATTATTTTAGCGTATAATTTTTTTGTTGATGATCACAATTTTTAAAAAAGAATTCTTTGGGTTTTTCAATTCTTTAACTGCTTATGTGGTGGTCATTGTTTTTTTATTGATCAATAGCTTGTTTTTGTGGATTTTACCCGGCAATTTGAACATATTGGATTATGGATATGCCGATTTGGATGGCTTGTTCAGTATTGCTCCTTATACTTTTATGTTTCTGATACCGGCACTTACGATGCGTTTTTTCTCTGAAGAGCATCGCAGTGGGACTATTGAACTTTTATTGACTAAACCCATCAGTGAATTACATATTATTCTGGCAAAATATTTTGCTGCCTTGGCTTTGGTGATATTTTCAATTATCCCTACCCTGATCTATTTTTATTCGGTTTATCAACTTGGGTTTCCAAAAGGAAATCTTGATTTTGGTGCATTTTGGGGATCTTTTACCGGATTGATCTTACTGGGCGCCACTTTTGTTTCCATTGGCATATTTTCATCAGTTTTGACAAATAATCAGATTTTATCGTTTATTGTTGCAGTTGCCCTGAGTGCTTTTTTGTATTTAGGGTTAGATTATATTTCTGCGTCCGAAAGCTTTAATAACCTGTTTTTATTGATCCAAAATCTGGGAATTAGTTCACATTATACTTCAATAAGTCGTGGGGTACTTGATTCACGCGATCTTATTTATTTTCTAAGTATCATTTCTTTATTCATCTATTTTACTAAAATATTGTTAGGGAGACGGAAATGGTAAGTAAAGGCACATCTCATCGGATCAAAACACTGAAACAAATTTTATTTGTTCTGGCAGTGCTATTTTTAATTAATTGGCTCAGTTCTATTTATTATGTAAGATGGGATTGGAGTTCAGAAAAAAGATATTCGCTTTCTGATGAAAGTAAAACCTTGTTGAAATCGGTTAATGATGAAATATTTTTCAATGTGTATCTGGAAGGGGATTTTCCGGCCGGATTTATGCGTTTAAAACAGAAAACGAAGGAGATGCTGAATGAATTTCAGGCTTACAATAAAAATATCCGTTTTAGATTTATCAACCCCAATCAGGAAAAGGATAACGACAAACGCAATCAACTGTATCAGGAATTAATCGACAAAGGACTGACCCAAACAGATCTTCAGGTTAAAACCAAAGATGGTTTAAAACAACAAATGATTTTCCCGGGCGCAATCGTTAG encodes the following:
- a CDS encoding PhoH family protein, yielding MIEKTIMLDDYNPLEIFGINDVNLELIKKYFSKLKVIARGNVLKLIGPENEIQLFEEKFSLILLTHDKFGRITESDINQILETTEAEFNAKNGDSSDVLVHGRNGLMVKARTENQKKMVEAIDKNDMLFAIGPAGTGKTYTAVALAVRALKNKEIRRIVLTRPAVEAGENLGFLPGDLRDKLDPYLQPLYDALRDMIPTQKLLTYMEDGTIEIAPLAFMRGRTLDNVFAILDEAQNATSNQLKMFLTRMGRSAKFVITGDVTQIDLPKNQSSGLIEAQRILKDIKGISFIELGKEDIIRHKLVTNIVNAYSKNQNEK
- the gldF gene encoding gliding motility-associated ABC transporter permease subunit GldF; amino-acid sequence: MITIFKKEFFGFFNSLTAYVVVIVFLLINSLFLWILPGNLNILDYGYADLDGLFSIAPYTFMFLIPALTMRFFSEEHRSGTIELLLTKPISELHIILAKYFAALALVIFSIIPTLIYFYSVYQLGFPKGNLDFGAFWGSFTGLILLGATFVSIGIFSSVLTNNQILSFIVAVALSAFLYLGLDYISASESFNNLFLLIQNLGISSHYTSISRGVLDSRDLIYFLSIISLFIYFTKILLGRRKW
- a CDS encoding SAM-dependent chlorinase/fluorinase yields the protein MPIITLTSDWGLRDHYLASVKGKILANIQEVNIVDISHQISPFNIEHAAFVIKNCYQDFPEGTIHIIGVNTEESDKDSHVVVFHHNHYFIGTDNGIFSMLFTDQPEKIFELTIPQDTDFFTFSARDRFVKAAVHLANGKPIEELGNPLKNIQMKMLFKPALEELLIKGMVIHIDGYENLITNITKDLFDKVGNGRKFAIQLRGVKIRSIAQSYLDVPTGETVAVFASNGHLEIAINQGNAASLLGIAINDAIRIEFEK